The genomic DNA TGTTAGTGAAACAAGGGACAACAACATCTAACTGTCCCTTCGCTAATGCTACCTACAATCACTTATACTCGAACCCGAAGCTGGCGAAGTGAGACCCGCTTCGAGATCGTGATCCCCCTCATCCATCGTGGAAGACCACATGGTAACCTTGTCATAGTATGAGGAAGACCGATAGGAATGGGTACAATCATCGAGTCCTGTGCCACCGCCAGATCCCTTCTTGATATCGTAGTTACCGTCTGGTGGCAAGGCTTTTTCCGGCAACACGAGCTCACCCTCCAAGTACCGCACCACCTGCCTCGTCGAGGGCCGAATCTGGGGCGAGCTGTTTGAGCATATCAGACCCAGTTTCAGCAGCATAACAGCCTCTACCTCATTGAACTGGCCGCCCAGCCTCGGGTCCACGACCTCGAGGATCGATCCGAGGGTCCACTTCTCCCACACCCAGTCCACCAGTATGAGCTCCTCGGGCAAGGCCTTCTGCTCAACGGGCCTCCTCCCACACACGACTTCCAACAACAATGCCCCAAAGGCAAACACGTCCGATGCCGTTGTTGGCTTGCCTGTTTTGGTGAGCTCTGGTGCGAGGTAACCCAATGTTCCCACGACTCGAGTCGTGGTCGGGTTCGCCCCATGCTCATACAACTTTGCGAGCCCGAAATCCCCCAGTCTACCATTGAGCTCCGCATCTAACAACACATTCGCGGCCTTAATATCACGATGAATCACGGCCTGCTCCCACTCCTCGTGCAAGTACAGCAATCCTGAGGCCACACCTTTAATGATCTTGAACCTCTGCTCCCAACTGAGGATGCTCTTGGGTTCGTCAAACAAGTACTTGTCTAAGCTCCCATTAGGCATAAAGTCGTAAACGAGCAAGAGATCACTCCTTCTCCTGCACCACCCAAGTAACTGGACTAAGTTCCGGTGACGGAGCCGCCCGATAGTAGAAACCTCCGACACGAAATCCTGCAGGCCCTGCTTCGACCCATTTAGGATTCGTTTAACAGCGACCTGGGTATTGCTGTTCGGGAGAATCCCCCTGTAAACCCGACCGAACCCACCAAACCCGAGCAGCTCCTTATCCCGGAAACCGTGGGTGGCCTTCCGGAGCTCCTCGTAAGGGAATCGGTGGGGCCCCACTTCGAGCTCCCAAGGTTCAATCACATCAGAATTCCAGGTCTTGCGGACGATGTAAAAGGCGACAGAGGCCAACAAGATCATCGCCGCAGAAGCCGAAAACGAAACACCCAAGATTAGACCTTTATGGCCGTTTCCATCAGAGCTTGGAAGAGAAGGGAGAGAGGAAAGATCTAAGGACTTGGCCTGTCCATTGATTGAAAAGCTCCAACCCATTATGTAATGGCAGCTCGCAAGCAGCCCTGTTGAGGCAGTGAACCCAACAAACATGTAATCCTCAAAGACCTCACTCAAGTCCACATTGAAAGACAGGACTGCTCTTGTCGGCTTAACAGAAGATTTGGAGATCCTCACATCTAATTGATTCTTCAGGGAATCATAATCCACCCAAGC from Punica granatum isolate Tunisia-2019 chromosome 2, ASM765513v2, whole genome shotgun sequence includes the following:
- the LOC116195357 gene encoding L-type lectin-domain containing receptor kinase S.4; this translates as MASAQTLPFFLWVVILIAPLLTTPSKTQSPAPGEIFSRGFTAANLSFGGGAEVLQNGILRLTNDSLRALGHAFYSSPVRFKNPSGGRAASFSTAFAFSIVPQYPSLGGHGFTFAISRSRELPGALPSQYLGLMNSSDLGNFSNHIFAVEFDTVQDYDFADINDNHIGVDINSLASNKSVTAGIFAENNSTLKEIYLKSGAVIQAWVDYDSLKNQLDVRISKSSVKPTRAVLSFNVDLSEVFEDYMFVGFTASTGLLASCHYIMGWSFSINGQAKSLDLSSLPSLPSSDGNGHKGLILGVSFSASAAMILLASVAFYIVRKTWNSDVIEPWELEVGPHRFPYEELRKATHGFRDKELLGFGGFGRVYRGILPNSNTQVAVKRILNGSKQGLQDFVSEVSTIGRLRHRNLVQLLGWCRRRSDLLLVYDFMPNGSLDKYLFDEPKSILSWEQRFKIIKGVASGLLYLHEEWEQAVIHRDIKAANVLLDAELNGRLGDFGLAKLYEHGANPTTTRVVGTLGYLAPELTKTGKPTTASDVFAFGALLLEVVCGRRPVEQKALPEELILVDWVWEKWTLGSILEVVDPRLGGQFNEVEAVMLLKLGLICSNSSPQIRPSTRQVVRYLEGELVLPEKALPPDGNYDIKKGSGGGTGLDDCTHSYRSSSYYDKVTMWSSTMDEGDHDLEAGLTSPASGSSISDCR